The following proteins are co-located in the Equus caballus isolate H_3958 breed thoroughbred chromosome 15, TB-T2T, whole genome shotgun sequence genome:
- the LOC138917614 gene encoding uncharacterized protein, producing the protein MAIITNTAASTTNTIITAAATTTSAAAIAANTIITTTTITTTITAAAATTTTTITTTAVTSTTAAIATTITIAALATTTAAAVAIAMNTITTDTTTTTITITAAATDVTTAAAIDAIGIATNTTVTTAVATTITTATITTSPTTITIAIATATATALATTTAYYYHYSYYCYLIFI; encoded by the coding sequence ATGGCCATAATCACAAATACTGCTGCCAGTACTACTAACACTATTAttactgctgctgctactactactTCTGCTGCTGCTATTGCTGCTAATACTAtcattactactactactattactaccaccatcactgctgctgctgctactaccaCTACAACTATTACGACTACTGCTGTTACTTCTACCACTGCCGCTATTGCTACTACTATTACCATTGCTGCTCTTGCtactactactgctgctgctgttgctatTGCTATGAATACTATCACTACTGacactactactactactattactattaCTGCTGCTGCTACTGATGTTACTACTGCTGCTGCTATTGATGCTATTGGTATTGCTACTAATACTACTGTTACTACTGCTGTTGCCACTACTATTACTACTGCTACTATTACTACTTCTCCCACTACTATTACCATTGCTATTGCAACTGCCACTGCTACTGCTTTGGCCACCACTACTGCTTATTACTACCACTATTCTTACTACTGCTATCTAATATTTATTTGA